One part of the Persephonella sp. genome encodes these proteins:
- a CDS encoding sulfurtransferase TusA family protein — protein MEEIKIDRELDLKGEVCPFTFVKSKLILEQMEPGKVLRILLDYKPSVENVPKSMREEGQEVLEVKQLGENLWEIIVRKVR, from the coding sequence ATGGAAGAGATAAAAATAGATAGGGAACTTGACCTGAAAGGTGAGGTTTGCCCCTTTACATTTGTAAAAAGCAAGCTTATACTTGAACAGATGGAACCTGGAAAAGTTCTCAGAATACTGCTTGATTATAAACCTTCTGTTGAAAATGTTCCTAAAAGCATGAGGGAAGAAGGACAGGAAGTTCTGGAAGTTAAACAGTTAGGAGAAAATCTCTGGGAAATTATTGTAAGGAAGGTAAGATGA
- the rny gene encoding ribonuclease Y, which translates to MIEVVVGVSALAVGGAAGFAVCRATVGKALKEKEAEVEKIISEKEKIQKEAEKKAEQIIREAEKEARIKAKEIENEALQLKKEQEIIIEKEVLKRKKQLEEELKKEREELQNLEKTLMTREAQLEKRIARIEHREEELDKKWEEVKRLEEEIKQIQKEIEEKEQKLKAAEEQYMLEIQRIASMTKEEAKEELMKKVEEEAKLEAAKLMKEIEEASRKEAEKKAKWNLVTAIQRLSPEITTSYTISVVDLPSNDLKGRIIGREGRNIRAFEMETGVDLIIDDTPDIVTISSFDPLRREIAKESLERLIADGRIHPGRIEEVVTKVKEEMETKVRKLGEETCLELGFTDVHPELYYYIGKLYYRTSYTQNVLLHTKEVAYLAGMMAAELGLDEKAARRGGLMHDIGKSISHEVGGSHSKVGAELAKRYGEPDVVINAILYHHNDEPARYPEAVLVAAADALSAARPGARREALQSYINRLEKIEAIVNSFENVEKSFAIQAGREVRIIVNAEKLSDEEAYLLTKEIAKRIEKEVEFPGQIKVTTIRESRFVEVAK; encoded by the coding sequence ATGATAGAAGTAGTGGTTGGAGTTTCAGCCTTGGCAGTTGGCGGAGCAGCAGGTTTTGCTGTCTGCAGGGCAACGGTAGGTAAAGCCCTGAAAGAAAAAGAAGCTGAAGTTGAAAAAATAATCTCAGAAAAGGAAAAGATACAGAAAGAGGCTGAAAAGAAAGCTGAACAGATCATAAGGGAAGCAGAGAAAGAAGCAAGGATCAAAGCTAAAGAGATTGAAAATGAGGCTCTCCAGCTTAAAAAAGAACAGGAGATTATTATTGAGAAAGAGGTTCTGAAAAGAAAAAAACAGCTTGAGGAAGAGCTGAAAAAGGAAAGGGAAGAACTCCAGAACCTTGAAAAAACGCTTATGACAAGGGAGGCACAGCTTGAGAAAAGGATAGCAAGGATTGAACATAGGGAAGAGGAGCTTGATAAGAAATGGGAAGAGGTGAAAAGGCTTGAGGAAGAGATAAAACAGATACAGAAAGAGATAGAGGAAAAAGAACAGAAACTAAAAGCTGCAGAAGAGCAGTACATGCTTGAGATACAGAGAATAGCATCTATGACAAAAGAAGAAGCCAAAGAAGAACTTATGAAAAAGGTGGAAGAAGAGGCAAAACTGGAAGCGGCAAAACTTATGAAGGAAATAGAAGAAGCTTCCAGAAAAGAGGCTGAAAAGAAAGCTAAATGGAACTTGGTTACGGCGATACAGAGACTTTCCCCTGAGATCACAACATCATACACAATTTCTGTTGTTGATCTTCCAAGTAACGATCTGAAAGGAAGGATAATAGGAAGGGAAGGTAGAAACATTAGAGCATTTGAGATGGAAACAGGAGTTGATCTGATTATAGACGACACTCCAGATATTGTTACAATTTCATCATTTGATCCGTTAAGAAGGGAGATAGCAAAAGAATCTCTGGAAAGGCTTATAGCAGATGGAAGAATTCATCCCGGAAGGATAGAAGAGGTTGTTACAAAGGTCAAAGAAGAGATGGAAACAAAGGTGAGAAAACTTGGAGAAGAGACATGTCTCGAGCTTGGCTTTACAGATGTTCATCCTGAGCTTTATTACTACATAGGTAAGCTGTACTACAGGACTTCCTATACCCAGAATGTTCTTCTCCATACAAAAGAGGTGGCATACCTTGCAGGAATGATGGCTGCCGAGCTTGGTCTTGATGAGAAAGCTGCAAGAAGAGGTGGATTGATGCATGACATAGGAAAATCAATATCCCACGAAGTTGGTGGTTCCCACTCAAAAGTAGGGGCGGAGCTTGCAAAAAGATACGGTGAACCGGACGTTGTTATAAATGCAATCCTTTATCACCATAATGATGAGCCTGCAAGATACCCTGAGGCTGTTCTTGTTGCTGCTGCTGATGCACTTTCTGCTGCAAGACCAGGGGCAAGAAGGGAAGCCCTCCAGTCTTATATAAACAGACTTGAAAAGATAGAAGCGATAGTCAACTCATTTGAAAATGTTGAAAAATCCTTTGCTATACAGGCAGGTAGAGAGGTCAGAATAATAGTAAACGCAGAAAAACTGTCAGATGAGGAGGCATATCTTCTGACTAAAGAGATAGCCAAAAGGATTGAAAAAGAAGTTGAATTCCCAGGACAGATTAAAGTTACAACAATAAGAGAGTCAAGGTTTGTGGAAGTTGCCAAATAA
- a CDS encoding DsrE family protein, with amino-acid sequence MAKKNVVLIIKSNPFSWKAFEALRQAVGLSMEHNLTVVFMKEGVYTLTDWKPQMIGIEPIDKSMEALGMTEASVVAEEEAIRERGIKLKQWSIEIKIKPKEEVCELVENAEVVITW; translated from the coding sequence ATGGCAAAGAAAAATGTAGTTCTGATTATAAAATCAAATCCATTCAGCTGGAAAGCTTTTGAGGCATTAAGGCAGGCTGTAGGACTCTCTATGGAACATAATCTTACAGTGGTATTTATGAAAGAAGGTGTATATACGCTAACAGACTGGAAGCCCCAGATGATAGGAATAGAACCTATTGACAAATCTATGGAAGCATTAGGCATGACAGAAGCATCTGTTGTTGCAGAAGAAGAAGCGATAAGAGAAAGGGGAATAAAGCTAAAGCAGTGGTCTATTGAGATAAAAATAAAACCAAAAGAAGAAGTGTGTGAGCTTGTTGAAAATGCAGAGGTGGTAATAACATGGTAA
- a CDS encoding TIGR00282 family metallophosphoesterase — protein sequence MRFLCIGDVIGRTGRNALKKFLPEIKDIYKPDFVILNGENAAGGFGITKKVFDELISLGIDVVTSGNHIFDKKEVAEFIDKESRLLRPANYPPQALGRGYGIYEKNGKKIAVINLMGRVFMGIPLDCPFRKFDQIFEDIKETADYIIVDFHAEATSEKTAFGFYADGRADIIFGTHSHVATADEMILPKGTAYITDVGLTGAKYSVIGMKIEEPIQKFITGMPAKYEVAKGKMIFQAFFVEKDEYETNIKRIKLEEE from the coding sequence ATGAGATTTTTATGCATAGGTGATGTTATAGGAAGAACAGGGAGGAACGCTCTCAAAAAGTTTCTCCCTGAGATTAAAGATATTTATAAGCCAGACTTTGTTATACTTAACGGCGAAAATGCTGCAGGCGGTTTTGGTATAACAAAAAAAGTTTTTGATGAGCTGATATCATTGGGAATAGATGTTGTTACCTCAGGAAACCACATATTTGATAAAAAAGAGGTAGCAGAATTTATAGACAAAGAAAGCAGACTTTTAAGACCTGCCAACTACCCTCCTCAGGCTCTGGGCAGGGGATACGGGATATACGAAAAAAATGGGAAAAAAATAGCCGTGATAAACCTTATGGGAAGGGTATTTATGGGCATTCCCCTTGACTGTCCATTTAGAAAGTTTGACCAGATATTTGAAGATATTAAAGAAACTGCCGATTATATAATTGTGGATTTTCATGCTGAGGCAACATCAGAAAAAACGGCTTTTGGTTTTTATGCTGACGGGAGAGCTGATATTATTTTTGGAACCCATTCCCATGTTGCAACAGCTGATGAGATGATACTTCCTAAAGGAACAGCTTACATAACAGATGTTGGACTTACAGGGGCAAAATACTCTGTTATAGGAATGAAAATTGAAGAGCCGATACAAAAATTTATTACAGGAATGCCAGCTAAATATGAAGTTGCTAAAGGTAAGATGATATTTCAGGCATTTTTTGTTGAAAAAGATGAGTATGAGACGAATATTAAAAGAATAAAGTTAGAAGAGGAGTGA
- a CDS encoding 5-formyltetrahydrofolate cyclo-ligase, producing the protein MKKSVRQKILTRRINHVRAEEDSKKIAERFLNLPQLKKAKNILLYYPHKNEVDTRFIIRQLLRSKNFNLFLPKVVGNDLVPTKINDLSALKKGYAGIMEPEGEGVSPEEIDIVVVPAVAFDQKGHRLGYGKGYYDRFLKKTGALKVGVAYDFQIVEKLPSEQHDVPVDLILTPTRLIKTKEDDER; encoded by the coding sequence TTGAAAAAAAGCGTAAGGCAGAAGATCTTAACAAGAAGAATAAACCATGTAAGGGCAGAGGAAGATTCTAAAAAAATAGCAGAAAGATTTTTGAACCTTCCACAACTGAAGAAGGCGAAGAATATACTTCTTTATTATCCTCATAAAAATGAGGTAGATACAAGATTTATAATAAGACAGCTTCTCAGATCAAAAAATTTCAATCTTTTCCTCCCAAAAGTTGTGGGAAATGATCTTGTTCCCACAAAAATCAATGACCTGTCAGCCCTGAAAAAAGGTTATGCAGGAATAATGGAGCCTGAAGGAGAGGGAGTTTCCCCTGAAGAGATAGATATTGTTGTTGTTCCTGCTGTAGCGTTTGATCAAAAGGGTCATAGACTGGGTTACGGTAAAGGTTATTACGACAGATTTTTGAAGAAAACCGGAGCTTTAAAGGTAGGGGTAGCCTACGACTTTCAGATTGTGGAAAAACTTCCCAGTGAACAGCATGACGTTCCTGTTGATCTGATACTTACCCCTACCAGACTAATAAAGACAAAGGAGGATGATGAAAGATGA
- a CDS encoding HDOD domain-containing protein: MPLKGDFYITKIPILDYHQKIYGYYLTIKDQEDRPVSVNNLADLLVNVNIEKIAGNYPVFLKVDPEVLKHDIIDYLPESKIIFLLDPDQINELDTEIIKELKNTGFRFAFGYSQDFQKVKDIADYIFVKSSQIDSQIYALKDKAVITELHSSEDFKAYLDEGFRYFKGDFIFKPSTVVEKKIDPSRLAIMELFTKVRESFNPKEIEEIIKRNPDLSISLLKYVNSAAFSFRNKITSIRHAISILGQRNLLQWLLLFLYRSGGDEAYAETLLEVSAERGKTMEILAQEISLPDEDVEKAFLVGILSLVDKLLGVKPEDLVRELNLDEEIVIAIVKKEGVLGKLLNIVEKTEEGKIADIADTIKQLGLTLNDVMSAQLKAFAWFEEVNIV; the protein is encoded by the coding sequence ATGCCTTTAAAGGGCGATTTTTACATAACAAAAATCCCAATACTTGATTACCACCAAAAGATATATGGATATTATTTAACGATTAAGGATCAGGAAGACAGACCTGTTTCTGTGAACAATCTGGCTGATCTACTTGTTAATGTGAACATTGAAAAGATAGCAGGGAATTATCCTGTCTTTTTAAAGGTTGATCCAGAGGTTCTAAAACACGACATTATTGATTATCTTCCTGAGAGTAAGATTATTTTTCTTTTAGACCCTGATCAGATAAATGAGCTTGATACAGAGATAATTAAAGAGCTTAAAAATACAGGTTTTAGATTTGCCTTTGGGTATTCACAGGACTTTCAGAAAGTGAAGGATATTGCAGACTATATATTTGTTAAATCCTCCCAGATTGATTCCCAGATATATGCTCTAAAAGATAAAGCTGTTATAACAGAGCTTCATTCTTCAGAAGATTTTAAAGCTTATCTTGATGAAGGTTTCAGATATTTTAAAGGTGATTTTATATTTAAGCCCTCAACAGTAGTTGAAAAAAAGATAGATCCGTCAAGACTTGCCATTATGGAGCTTTTTACGAAAGTAAGAGAATCCTTTAACCCTAAAGAAATAGAGGAAATCATAAAAAGAAATCCAGATCTCAGTATCAGCCTCCTCAAATATGTAAACTCTGCGGCTTTCAGTTTTAGGAATAAAATCACCTCAATCAGACATGCTATTTCTATCCTTGGTCAGAGAAACCTTCTCCAGTGGCTTTTGCTTTTTTTATACAGGTCAGGGGGTGATGAGGCTTATGCAGAAACTCTTCTTGAGGTTTCTGCCGAGAGAGGGAAAACAATGGAAATACTTGCACAGGAGATAAGCCTTCCTGATGAAGATGTTGAAAAGGCATTTTTAGTAGGTATTTTATCCCTTGTTGATAAACTTTTAGGTGTTAAACCTGAGGATCTTGTCAGGGAGCTTAATCTTGATGAGGAGATTGTTATTGCCATAGTGAAAAAAGAAGGGGTTTTGGGAAAGCTGCTGAATATTGTTGAAAAAACAGAGGAAGGGAAGATAGCCGATATAGCAGACACAATAAAGCAGTTAGGTCTTACCCTGAATGATGTAATGAGTGCCCAGCTTAAAGCATTCGCATGGTTTGAAGAAGTTAATATTGTGTGA
- a CDS encoding DsrE family protein: MNLLIVLASNPYSHDFNTAVKLAEASISRNHKTRIFFMGNGIYSILRPEIKELYEKGAKIYYCAHNAQQRRIKPEEWAESSSMYGLSKLVTEADKVIMLD, translated from the coding sequence ATGAACCTGCTGATAGTTCTTGCAAGTAATCCGTATTCACATGATTTTAACACAGCTGTAAAACTCGCAGAGGCTTCCATAAGCAGAAACCACAAAACCAGAATATTTTTTATGGGAAACGGTATATACTCAATTCTCAGACCTGAGATAAAAGAGCTTTATGAGAAAGGGGCAAAGATATACTACTGTGCCCACAACGCACAGCAGAGAAGAATAAAGCCAGAAGAGTGGGCTGAAAGCAGTAGTATGTATGGTCTCTCAAAACTTGTCACAGAAGCTGATAAAGTAATTATGCTTGACTGA
- the pdxA gene encoding 4-hydroxythreonine-4-phosphate dehydrogenase PdxA — translation MRIGITLGDPSGISPEILVKSYKKLPNAAYIIYGSENPIKRAFEITGLKIPYKRINSPEDADKEGFYLIPVLDEKFIPGKPDLRSGKASVLYLEKAVDHILEKKIDALVTLPISKKHIMASGFKFAGHTDYLAYRSGVKNYIMMLMCQKMKVALATTHIPVKDIPKKLQKINLKEMIKLLNNEMVKKFKIKKPKIAVLGLNPHAGDGGNIGKEEIEIIQPSVDLLRKEGIDLTDPLPPDTAFLDPPKYDVYFAMYHDQGLIPLKMVCFKKAVNITLGLPFIRTSPDHGTGFDIAGKGIADPSSFIEAVKTAVSLITQY, via the coding sequence ATGAGGATCGGGATAACTCTCGGTGATCCTTCTGGAATATCCCCTGAAATTCTTGTAAAGTCCTACAAAAAACTTCCCAATGCCGCATATATAATATACGGAAGCGAAAATCCTATAAAAAGAGCTTTTGAAATCACAGGGCTAAAAATTCCTTATAAAAGGATAAATAGTCCTGAAGATGCCGACAAAGAAGGTTTTTATCTGATACCTGTTTTAGATGAAAAATTTATCCCCGGTAAACCTGATCTCAGATCAGGAAAGGCTTCTGTCCTTTATCTTGAAAAGGCTGTTGATCATATTCTTGAAAAAAAAATTGATGCCCTTGTAACCCTCCCTATATCAAAAAAACATATTATGGCTTCAGGCTTTAAGTTTGCAGGTCATACAGATTACCTTGCATACAGATCAGGTGTAAAAAATTACATCATGATGCTTATGTGTCAAAAAATGAAAGTTGCCCTTGCTACAACCCATATTCCTGTGAAAGATATCCCAAAAAAACTGCAGAAAATTAATCTAAAAGAAATGATAAAACTTCTAAATAATGAGATGGTAAAAAAATTTAAAATAAAAAAACCTAAAATAGCTGTTCTGGGTCTAAATCCCCATGCAGGTGATGGGGGAAATATAGGAAAGGAAGAAATTGAGATTATACAGCCTTCTGTGGATCTGTTGAGAAAAGAAGGTATTGATCTGACAGATCCTTTGCCTCCTGACACAGCATTTTTAGACCCACCAAAATATGATGTGTATTTTGCGATGTACCACGATCAGGGACTGATACCTCTAAAGATGGTATGCTTTAAGAAAGCTGTTAACATAACACTTGGACTTCCCTTTATTAGAACCTCCCCTGATCATGGAACAGGTTTTGATATCGCAGGAAAAGGGATCGCAGATCCATCTTCATTTATTGAGGCTGTAAAAACAGCTGTATCACTGATCACACAATATTAA
- a CDS encoding (2Fe-2S) ferredoxin domain-containing protein: MSAEFRHVFVCLQRKPPGMPSCGDKGSDQIFQKFQEEMMMKNLFDKMAVTPTGCLGPCMMGPTVVVYPDAVWYGNVKPEDVPEIIEKHILGGEPVERLVTSKGRPPAMF; encoded by the coding sequence ATGTCAGCAGAATTCAGACATGTTTTTGTGTGTCTTCAAAGAAAACCACCTGGTATGCCTTCATGTGGGGATAAAGGCTCAGACCAGATTTTTCAAAAATTTCAGGAAGAGATGATGATGAAAAATCTGTTTGATAAGATGGCTGTCACGCCGACTGGCTGTCTTGGTCCATGTATGATGGGACCAACAGTTGTTGTTTATCCTGATGCTGTCTGGTATGGCAATGTTAAGCCAGAAGATGTGCCAGAGATTATAGAAAAACATATCCTTGGAGGAGAACCTGTTGAGAGACTGGTAACATCAAAAGGAAGACCCCCGGCTATGTTCTAA
- the moeB gene encoding molybdopterin-synthase adenylyltransferase MoeB: MSFQFTEEQIKRYSRHIILPEVGGKGQKKLLDAKVLVIGAGGLGSPSLYYLAAAGVGTIGIVDFDVVDFSNLQRQILHSTERVGKPKVESAKMTLEALNPDVKVIAFNERIHKDNVMEIIKDFDIVLDGSDNFPTRFLVNDACYFLGKPLVSAAILRFEGQLTTFDYRDKENSPCYRCLFPEPPPPGLVPSCQEAGLLGVVGGIMGTLQANEALKLILGIGEPLVGKLLVFDALTTDFNIVKLRKDKKCPLCGENPKIKELIEYDQACDIHF, from the coding sequence ATGTCATTCCAGTTTACAGAAGAGCAGATTAAAAGGTATAGCAGACATATAATACTTCCTGAGGTTGGAGGAAAAGGACAGAAAAAACTGCTTGATGCAAAGGTTCTTGTTATAGGAGCTGGAGGTCTTGGATCACCTTCACTTTATTATCTTGCAGCTGCAGGTGTTGGAACTATAGGGATAGTTGATTTTGATGTGGTAGATTTTTCAAACCTTCAAAGACAGATACTCCACAGCACAGAAAGGGTAGGTAAACCTAAGGTTGAGTCGGCAAAAATGACCCTTGAAGCTCTTAACCCAGATGTTAAGGTTATAGCATTTAACGAAAGAATACATAAAGACAATGTGATGGAAATAATAAAAGATTTTGATATAGTCCTTGACGGATCAGATAACTTTCCAACAAGATTTCTTGTTAATGATGCATGCTACTTTTTAGGCAAACCTCTTGTATCTGCTGCCATACTGAGGTTTGAAGGTCAGCTTACAACTTTTGACTACAGGGACAAAGAAAACTCCCCATGCTACAGATGTCTATTCCCTGAACCTCCACCTCCGGGACTTGTTCCATCATGTCAGGAAGCTGGTCTCTTAGGTGTTGTTGGAGGAATTATGGGAACACTTCAGGCAAATGAGGCTTTGAAACTTATCCTTGGTATTGGAGAACCCCTCGTTGGAAAACTGCTTGTTTTTGACGCCCTCACTACAGATTTCAATATTGTTAAGCTTAGAAAAGATAAAAAATGTCCTCTCTGCGGAGAAAATCCTAAGATAAAAGAGCTGATTGAGTATGATCAGGCGTGTGATATACATTTTTAG
- a CDS encoding ammonium transporter, producing the protein MNINPADNVWILVSTALVLLMSIPGLAVFYGGLTRTRSVLNTIMMVFSAFGVVSLIWIIYGYSLSFGSDVGGMIGSLEYFLLQGINLTDPAPPSDNLYHYLFIFFQMTFAAITVALMAGAFIERMKFSAWLLVAVLWGTFVYFPVAHWIWGGGWLSNLGTVDFAGGLVVHETSGLGALVGALLLGKRKEPIMLPANLALVAIGTGLLWFGWFGFNGGSALGISQVAVSAAFVTTIAAFMGGLTWMFAEWILFKKPTSLGMFTGIIAGLATITPASGFVDIVGGLIIGILGGLICFVAVVYVKNRFGYDDSLDVFGVHGVGGMLGALLLAVFAKPEIGEVAGIISGNFSQILPQIIGIISVGIYTVALTFVIFKVVDAVIGLRVSKDEEIEGLDENIHGERMMNEPIKF; encoded by the coding sequence ATGAACATCAACCCTGCTGATAATGTCTGGATTCTTGTCTCAACAGCACTTGTTCTTTTGATGTCAATTCCCGGGCTTGCTGTTTTTTACGGGGGACTAACAAGGACAAGAAGCGTTTTAAACACAATTATGATGGTTTTTTCAGCGTTTGGTGTTGTCAGCCTTATATGGATAATATACGGATATTCCCTCTCATTTGGTTCAGATGTTGGAGGTATGATCGGAAGTCTGGAATATTTCCTCTTGCAGGGGATAAACCTCACAGACCCAGCTCCCCCATCTGATAACCTTTATCACTACCTTTTTATCTTCTTCCAGATGACATTTGCAGCTATAACTGTAGCCCTTATGGCAGGTGCTTTTATAGAAAGAATGAAGTTCTCAGCATGGTTATTGGTTGCTGTCCTTTGGGGAACATTTGTTTACTTTCCTGTTGCCCACTGGATTTGGGGAGGTGGGTGGCTTTCCAACTTGGGAACGGTTGATTTTGCCGGAGGACTTGTTGTTCATGAAACATCAGGACTTGGTGCCCTTGTTGGAGCCCTTTTGCTTGGAAAAAGAAAAGAACCTATAATGCTTCCTGCAAACCTTGCACTCGTTGCAATTGGAACAGGTCTTTTATGGTTTGGTTGGTTTGGGTTTAATGGTGGATCAGCATTAGGAATAAGTCAGGTGGCTGTATCTGCAGCTTTTGTAACAACTATAGCAGCATTTATGGGCGGTTTAACATGGATGTTTGCAGAATGGATACTTTTCAAAAAACCAACATCTCTTGGAATGTTCACAGGAATAATAGCTGGGCTTGCAACAATAACCCCAGCATCAGGATTTGTTGACATAGTTGGAGGATTAATAATAGGAATTCTTGGGGGATTAATATGCTTTGTGGCTGTTGTGTATGTTAAAAACAGGTTTGGTTATGACGACTCCCTTGATGTTTTTGGAGTTCACGGTGTTGGTGGAATGCTTGGAGCACTGCTTCTTGCTGTGTTTGCAAAGCCAGAGATAGGAGAGGTTGCCGGAATTATATCAGGTAATTTTTCCCAGATACTACCCCAAATAATAGGTATAATCAGTGTGGGAATTTATACAGTTGCTTTAACATTTGTAATATTTAAAGTGGTTGATGCTGTGATCGGTCTTAGGGTTTCTAAAGATGAAGAAATAGAAGGTCTTGATGAGAATATCCACGGTGAAAGAATGATGAATGAACCAATTAAGTTTTAA
- a CDS encoding DsrH/TusB family sulfur metabolism protein, with amino-acid sequence MVNNLWLIKRPADFPEADMLQPDDMIVLIQDAVIRVPTIENWVACKEDALARNIKIPEDKLMDYTDIIDLIEKANKVIVW; translated from the coding sequence ATGGTAAACAATCTCTGGCTTATCAAAAGACCAGCTGATTTTCCTGAAGCAGATATGCTGCAGCCTGATGACATGATCGTTTTAATTCAGGACGCTGTTATAAGGGTTCCAACAATAGAAAACTGGGTTGCATGTAAAGAAGATGCTCTGGCAAGAAATATCAAAATTCCTGAAGACAAATTGATGGATTATACGGACATTATTGATCTTATTGAAAAAGCAAACAAAGTTATAGTCTGGTAA
- the metF gene encoding methylenetetrahydrofolate reductase [NAD(P)H], with protein MKISDLLKQIKRSVSFEFFPPKTPEGEESLFKTIKELEFIKPTFVSVTYGAGGTTRERTIRVVKRIHTQTGLTVMAHQTCIGHTKKEIIDILNQYKDIGVQNVLALRGDIPHGQEESFVFPPDGCRYANELVSLIRENFGNWFSIGVAAYPEGHPESPDIDTDIHFFKKKVDAGAEFAITQMFFDNRYFYRFLDKLAKVGVNIPVIPGIMPITNFKQIKKFADMCGATIPSDLIKRLQPVADRPEEVEKIGIEFAVKQCEDLLKNGAKGLHFYTLNKSKATVQIYKAVKDLL; from the coding sequence ATGAAGATATCAGACCTGCTTAAACAGATTAAAAGAAGTGTGTCATTTGAGTTTTTTCCCCCAAAAACACCTGAAGGTGAGGAATCCCTTTTCAAAACAATAAAAGAGCTTGAGTTCATAAAACCTACTTTTGTTTCTGTGACTTACGGTGCAGGGGGAACAACAAGGGAAAGGACAATAAGAGTAGTAAAGAGGATACATACACAGACTGGTCTTACTGTTATGGCTCATCAGACATGTATAGGGCATACGAAAAAAGAGATAATTGATATACTAAACCAGTACAAAGATATAGGTGTTCAGAATGTTCTTGCCCTCAGGGGAGATATTCCACATGGGCAGGAAGAAAGTTTTGTTTTTCCTCCAGACGGTTGCAGGTATGCAAATGAGCTTGTTTCTCTGATAAGGGAGAATTTTGGAAACTGGTTCAGCATTGGGGTTGCAGCATATCCTGAAGGTCACCCTGAAAGCCCTGATATTGACACGGATATACACTTTTTTAAGAAAAAGGTTGATGCAGGGGCTGAGTTTGCCATAACACAGATGTTTTTTGATAACAGATATTTTTATAGGTTTTTGGATAAACTGGCAAAGGTAGGAGTAAATATCCCAGTTATTCCCGGAATAATGCCTATTACCAACTTTAAACAGATAAAAAAGTTTGCAGATATGTGCGGTGCTACAATACCTTCAGATCTGATTAAGAGACTGCAACCTGTAGCAGACAGACCTGAGGAAGTTGAAAAGATAGGGATAGAGTTTGCCGTAAAACAGTGTGAAGATCTGCTAAAAAACGGTGCTAAAGGACTGCATTTTTACACCCTGAATAAATCAAAAGCTACAGTCCAGATATACAAAGCTGTAAAAGATCTTCTTTAA
- a CDS encoding cytochrome c: protein MKKILITLGIVSVIAAGCQNRPSPPPEAEIKKGYLIYQNNCSMCHWETVSPEQIRDIRKMVKEGKKPPFKAPPMSEVSARVKKFYPSEREFVNFVKDYITNPSKDKGVCLPMAYKIFGVMPPVGKNMSEDSKEAVAKWLYYRFKMSWEEFMEKHPH from the coding sequence ATGAAAAAAATCCTTATAACTTTAGGAATTGTGTCAGTCATTGCAGCAGGCTGTCAGAACAGACCTTCACCTCCTCCGGAAGCTGAGATTAAAAAGGGATACTTGATCTATCAGAATAACTGCTCAATGTGCCACTGGGAAACGGTAAGCCCTGAGCAGATCAGGGATATCAGAAAGATGGTAAAAGAAGGGAAAAAGCCTCCATTTAAAGCACCTCCTATGTCTGAGGTGTCAGCAAGGGTCAAGAAGTTTTATCCTTCCGAAAGGGAATTTGTAAATTTTGTTAAAGATTACATAACAAACCCTTCCAAAGACAAAGGTGTATGTCTTCCTATGGCTTATAAAATTTTTGGTGTCATGCCTCCGGTAGGAAAAAATATGTCTGAGGACTCAAAGGAAGCTGTAGCAAAATGGCTTTATTACAGATTTAAGATGAGCTGGGAAGAGTTTATGGAAAAACACCCCCATTAA